A genomic region of Clostridiales bacterium contains the following coding sequences:
- a CDS encoding IS256 family transposase — MATNDRMALLEELRKYLADKDKDFLSEAVTVVVNSLMDSEVSSIVGAEKYERSGERNTYRNGYRDRDWNTRLGTLELKIPKLRQGSYFPSLLEPRKRLKKALLNVVQEAYIHGVSTRKVDDLVEALGMKGIDKSQVSRISKQLDDFVEEFRNRKLESEYPYLWLDATFPKVREGGRVCSMALVIAVGVNKSGEREILGFDVGMSEDGEFWKEFLRGLVSRGLKGVKLVISDSHEGLKMAIKEILTGTTWQRCRVHFIRNVLSQVPKKYQGMVSSIVRTIFAQNDQKSAKLQLRHVVDELRHRFPKAMAILQDAEDDVLAYMAFPHEHWSKICSTNPLERLNREIRRRTDVVCIFPNRESVIRLVGAMLMEQNDEYQVGRRYLSLESMAKITDTGEYTLAAVALLHK, encoded by the coding sequence GTGGCTACTAATGATAGAATGGCACTTTTAGAGGAACTTCGCAAGTATTTGGCTGATAAAGATAAAGATTTTTTAAGTGAGGCAGTTACAGTAGTGGTTAATTCTCTTATGGATTCAGAGGTTTCATCCATTGTAGGAGCAGAGAAGTATGAAAGAAGTGGAGAACGGAATACATACCGTAATGGATATAGGGATAGAGATTGGAATACAAGGCTCGGCACACTGGAACTTAAGATACCAAAGTTAAGACAGGGCAGTTACTTCCCAAGCCTTTTGGAGCCAAGAAAAAGACTCAAAAAGGCTCTGCTTAACGTGGTGCAGGAAGCATATATTCATGGAGTAAGTACCCGTAAGGTGGATGACCTTGTTGAAGCACTTGGAATGAAAGGCATAGATAAAAGTCAAGTATCAAGGATCAGCAAACAACTTGATGATTTCGTTGAGGAATTCAGGAACAGAAAATTAGAGAGTGAATATCCTTATCTGTGGTTGGATGCTACGTTTCCAAAAGTCAGAGAAGGCGGCAGGGTATGCAGCATGGCACTTGTAATAGCCGTTGGAGTAAATAAATCAGGTGAAAGAGAAATATTAGGTTTTGATGTTGGAATGAGTGAAGACGGAGAGTTCTGGAAAGAGTTTTTAAGAGGCCTTGTTTCCCGTGGATTAAAAGGAGTTAAACTCGTGATAAGTGATTCTCATGAAGGCCTCAAAATGGCAATTAAAGAAATATTGACAGGCACAACATGGCAGAGATGCAGAGTGCATTTTATTCGTAATGTATTAAGTCAGGTTCCGAAGAAATACCAGGGTATGGTTTCATCAATCGTAAGGACAATCTTTGCCCAGAATGATCAAAAGTCAGCGAAACTACAACTAAGACATGTAGTAGATGAACTGAGGCACCGCTTTCCGAAGGCTATGGCCATACTTCAAGATGCTGAAGATGATGTACTTGCATACATGGCATTTCCTCATGAACATTGGTCTAAAATTTGTTCTACAAATCCCTTGGAGAGGTTGAATAGAGAAATCAGACGCAGGACTGATGTAGTATGTATATTCCCCAACAGAGAGTCTGTAATACGCCTTGTAGGGGCAATGCTTATGGAACAGAATGATGAGTACCAAGTAGGGCGTCGTTACCTTAGTCTTGAATCTATGGCTAAAATAACGGATACGGGTG
- a CDS encoding NUDIX domain-containing protein, whose product MILPTHIVSAGGIIINDKNEILLVKNPRKGWEYPGGIIEVGETVPQGLIREIKEESGIDVEIINIVGIYSNIKKKKGYNGVKEIPTIVNIDFICKYISGELTTSDESSDVKWFTKNEALKMVNSKIQYRFRKALDYRSGFICAGFCTNSDDEFELHEEYKFDR is encoded by the coding sequence ATGATTTTACCGACGCATATAGTTTCTGCAGGAGGGATAATTATAAATGACAAAAATGAAATTTTGCTTGTGAAAAATCCGAGAAAGGGATGGGAATATCCAGGTGGAATTATTGAAGTGGGTGAAACCGTGCCGCAGGGTTTAATCAGAGAAATAAAAGAGGAAAGCGGTATTGACGTAGAGATAATTAATATTGTGGGGATTTATTCGAATATAAAAAAGAAAAAGGGATATAACGGAGTTAAAGAAATACCGACAATTGTCAATATAGATTTTATATGTAAGTACATATCAGGTGAATTGACAACCAGCGATGAAAGTAGCGATGTAAAATGGTTTACCAAAAATGAAGCCTTGAAGATGGTAAATTCAAAAATACAATATAGATTTAGAAAAGCGCTGGATTATAGATCGGGATTTATTTGTGCAGGATTCTGCACAAACTCTGACGATGAATTTGAACTGCATGAAGAATATAAATTTGATAGGTAA